One segment of Magnetospirillum sp. 15-1 DNA contains the following:
- the rnr gene encoding ribonuclease R: MKKPKIVPIPSKQEILDFIRSQPGRVGKRELARAFNLRGSDKIDLKAILKELEREGAVERGQKRRFASPGTLPDVGVVEIIGTDADGELLARPLNYEGEGRPPRIFMAPFRPGEAAVGVGDRVLAKLKRIRGEDVYEARAIRIIGEARARVLGVFEPNPDGTGRIRPTSRKEKAEYMVPRGESLDAKAGELVLADIMPGRLYGLRSASVKERMGLLGAPRSVSLVAIHTNDIPFEFPEAALKQAAAEGPAPLGDRTDLRSIPLVTIDGEDARDFDDAVFAEPDPDPKNAGGWHCMVAIADVSWYVRPGDALDKEAFKRGNSVYFPDRVVPMLPEELSNGWCSLKPDEDRPCMAVHFWLDALGNKLRHRFVRGMMRSVARLTYTQVQAAKDGTPDEKTAPLLPNVIEPLYGAWAALFRERKERGVLELDIPERKVIITPEGKVESITERERFDSHRLIEDFMIMANVCAAETLEKVHKPCMYRIHDLPSQEKLEGLREFLSSLDLKLAKGQVLRPAHFNRILEAVADTANSHLVSEVILRSQAQAQYSPENIGHFGLGLARYAHFTSPIRRYADLLVHRALIAGLHLGEGALPADAVAEFAEWGEHISVTERRAAVAEREAVDRYVTAFLSDRVGASFSGKVSGVTRFGLFVTLDGTGADGLVPISTLPEDFYVHDEVHHCLVGKRTRKTFQLGQKLEVVLAEANTLTGSMVFKLEGGERPPRPSSRPPRPGAKPFRPGAKRHKGR, from the coding sequence ATGAAAAAGCCCAAGATCGTCCCCATTCCGTCCAAGCAGGAAATCCTCGACTTCATCCGTTCCCAGCCGGGACGGGTGGGCAAGCGCGAACTGGCGCGGGCCTTCAACCTGAGGGGCTCGGACAAGATCGACCTCAAGGCCATCTTGAAGGAACTGGAGCGCGAGGGCGCCGTCGAGCGCGGCCAGAAGCGGCGCTTCGCCAGCCCCGGCACCCTGCCCGATGTCGGCGTGGTGGAGATCATCGGCACCGATGCCGACGGCGAATTGCTGGCGCGACCGTTGAACTACGAGGGCGAGGGCCGTCCGCCGCGCATCTTCATGGCGCCGTTCCGCCCCGGCGAGGCGGCGGTGGGCGTCGGCGACCGGGTGCTGGCCAAGCTGAAGCGGATCAGGGGCGAGGACGTCTACGAGGCCCGCGCCATCCGCATCATCGGCGAGGCGCGCGCCCGCGTGCTCGGCGTGTTCGAGCCCAATCCCGACGGCACCGGCCGTATCCGCCCCACCTCGCGCAAGGAGAAGGCCGAGTACATGGTGCCGAGGGGCGAATCCCTCGACGCCAAGGCGGGCGAACTGGTGCTGGCCGACATCATGCCGGGGCGGCTCTACGGCCTGCGCTCGGCTTCGGTGAAGGAGCGCATGGGCCTTCTGGGCGCGCCGCGCTCGGTCAGTCTGGTGGCCATCCACACCAACGACATTCCCTTCGAGTTCCCCGAGGCCGCCCTGAAGCAGGCCGCCGCCGAAGGGCCGGCTCCCCTGGGCGACCGCACCGACCTGCGCTCCATTCCGCTGGTCACCATCGACGGCGAGGATGCGCGCGACTTCGACGACGCGGTATTCGCCGAACCCGATCCCGATCCCAAGAATGCCGGCGGCTGGCACTGCATGGTCGCCATCGCCGACGTCTCCTGGTACGTGCGGCCCGGCGACGCGCTGGACAAGGAAGCGTTCAAGCGCGGCAACTCGGTCTATTTCCCCGACCGGGTGGTGCCCATGCTGCCCGAGGAACTGTCCAACGGCTGGTGTTCGTTGAAGCCCGACGAGGACCGCCCGTGCATGGCGGTGCATTTCTGGCTGGACGCCCTGGGCAACAAGCTGCGGCATCGTTTCGTGCGCGGAATGATGCGTTCGGTGGCGCGTCTCACCTATACCCAGGTGCAGGCGGCCAAGGACGGCACTCCCGACGAGAAGACGGCGCCCCTGCTGCCGAACGTGATCGAGCCGCTGTACGGCGCCTGGGCGGCCTTGTTCCGCGAGCGCAAGGAACGCGGTGTCCTCGAACTCGACATTCCCGAGCGCAAGGTGATCATCACCCCCGAGGGCAAGGTGGAGTCCATCACCGAGCGGGAGCGCTTCGACAGCCACCGGCTGATCGAGGACTTCATGATCATGGCCAACGTCTGCGCCGCCGAGACCTTGGAAAAGGTCCACAAGCCCTGCATGTACCGTATCCACGATCTGCCCAGCCAGGAGAAGCTGGAGGGCCTGCGGGAATTCCTGTCGTCGCTGGATTTGAAGCTGGCCAAGGGTCAGGTGCTGCGCCCCGCCCATTTCAACCGCATCCTGGAGGCGGTGGCCGACACCGCCAATTCCCATCTGGTCAGCGAGGTGATCCTGCGCTCCCAGGCCCAGGCCCAGTACAGCCCCGAGAATATCGGCCATTTCGGCCTGGGGCTGGCGCGCTATGCCCACTTCACCTCGCCTATCCGCCGCTATGCCGATTTGCTGGTCCACCGGGCGCTGATCGCCGGCCTGCATCTGGGCGAAGGCGCCCTGCCTGCGGATGCAGTCGCAGAATTCGCCGAGTGGGGCGAGCACATTTCGGTGACGGAACGGCGCGCGGCGGTAGCCGAGCGCGAAGCGGTGGACCGCTACGTTACCGCCTTCCTGTCGGACCGGGTGGGAGCCTCGTTCAGCGGCAAGGTGTCGGGGGTGACCCGCTTCGGCCTGTTCGTCACCCTGGACGGCACCGGCGCCGATGGGCTGGTGCCCATCTCCACCCTGCCCGAGGATTTCTACGTCCACGACGAGGTCCACCACTGTCTGGTGGGCAAGCGCACCCGCAAGACCTTCCAACTGGGCCAGAAGCTGGAGGTGGTGCTGGCCGAGGCCAACACGCTCACCGGTTCCATGGTATTCAAGCTGGAGGGTGGCGAGCGTCCGCCCCGCCCGTCGTCCCGCCCGCCGCGTCCTGGCGCCAAGCCGTTCCGCCCCGGCGCCAAGCGGCACAAGGGGCGCTGA
- a CDS encoding tyrosine-type recombinase/integrase — protein sequence MPLRAVMGFAAGKRYIRESQVFKGKLPVAKVAREEFTPQEYRKLHTFARQWVKDTRTERNIWFRTMAYNFVLVMTNTGMRPSEARNLLWRDVSLQTDKQGREFVRLSVRGKGKHRNLVAANNVATYFERIRAISKATGPDDHVFSTDEGKEARTLYHSLVESLLTESKLLHSSSGSRRSTYCFRHTYATFRLTEGVDVYFLAKQMGTSVKMIEDHYGHVTPVKNADRILQGLPGWEPIQPSPTESR from the coding sequence ATGCCTCTCCGCGCGGTGATGGGCTTTGCCGCCGGCAAGCGTTACATCCGCGAAAGCCAGGTGTTCAAGGGTAAGCTGCCCGTCGCCAAGGTGGCCCGCGAGGAGTTCACGCCCCAGGAATACCGCAAGCTGCACACCTTTGCGCGGCAGTGGGTCAAGGATACGCGCACCGAACGGAACATCTGGTTTCGCACGATGGCCTACAATTTCGTGTTGGTGATGACCAACACCGGCATGCGGCCTTCCGAAGCGCGGAATCTGCTCTGGCGCGATGTGTCCTTGCAGACGGACAAGCAGGGGCGGGAGTTCGTCCGTCTCAGCGTGCGCGGCAAGGGCAAGCACCGCAACCTTGTCGCGGCCAACAACGTCGCCACCTATTTCGAGCGCATCCGTGCCATCAGCAAGGCGACGGGACCCGATGATCATGTGTTCTCGACCGATGAGGGGAAGGAGGCGCGTACCCTCTATCACTCTCTGGTCGAAAGCCTGTTGACCGAGTCCAAGTTGCTGCACAGCTCCTCGGGCAGCAGGCGCAGCACCTATTGCTTCCGCCACACCTACGCCACCTTCCGCCTCACGGAAGGGGTAGACGTGTATTTCCTCGCGAAGCAGATGGGCACATCCGTCAAGATGATCGAGGACCACTACGGCCACGTCACGCCCGTCAAGAATGCGGATCGCATTCTTCAGGGATTGCCTGGCTGGGAACCGATCCAGCCGTCTCCCACGGAATCGCGCTGA
- a CDS encoding HipA domain-containing protein has protein sequence MISRPSRAECYVYIMLPGETSFVTAGRFELAEDRRGNPLGRFVYGQSYLDRPNAVDIDPVELKLQRGTFETTALKGVFGALRDAGPDYWGRRLIERHVGGQLGELDYLLNSPDDRAGALGFGLGATPPAPLRRFNKTLALETLQSIADAVVADEKLPDEVTHEQIKELMLIGTSMGGARPKAVVEDEDGLWLAKFGRFDDRWNNARVERAMLVLAQRCGITPEASKIATVAGRDVLLVKRFDREKGMSGYRRARMVSGLTILRTEDTNQSRDKWSYVALAEELRRISATPKKDAGELFRRMCFNALISNADDHPRNHAVIAPGAEWKLSPVYDLTPQNPVSMDRRDLAMVCGDQGRFANARNLLSQSARFLLDQGEAESIIRDMAATVEQGWYETARGEGVSEADCERIRGAFVYPGFWQDRT, from the coding sequence ATGATTTCTAGGCCCAGCCGCGCGGAGTGCTACGTCTATATCATGCTGCCGGGGGAGACGAGCTTCGTCACCGCTGGGCGGTTCGAGTTGGCCGAAGATCGGCGCGGCAATCCGCTCGGCCGCTTTGTTTACGGCCAGAGCTACCTCGACCGGCCCAATGCCGTTGATATCGATCCGGTTGAACTCAAGCTGCAAAGGGGCACGTTTGAGACCACGGCCCTCAAGGGCGTGTTCGGCGCACTACGCGATGCCGGCCCCGACTATTGGGGCCGCCGCCTCATCGAGCGGCATGTGGGCGGCCAGCTTGGCGAGCTTGATTACCTGCTCAATTCGCCCGACGACAGGGCTGGGGCGTTGGGATTCGGACTGGGGGCCACGCCGCCCGCGCCTCTGCGCCGCTTTAACAAGACGCTCGCCCTGGAGACCTTGCAATCCATCGCCGATGCCGTTGTCGCCGACGAGAAGCTGCCGGATGAGGTCACGCATGAGCAGATCAAGGAACTGATGCTCATCGGCACATCCATGGGCGGCGCGCGCCCAAAAGCGGTGGTGGAGGACGAGGACGGGCTTTGGCTCGCCAAGTTCGGGCGCTTCGATGATCGCTGGAACAACGCGCGGGTCGAGCGGGCGATGTTGGTGCTGGCCCAGCGGTGCGGCATTACGCCCGAGGCCAGCAAGATCGCCACCGTCGCTGGGCGGGATGTTCTGCTGGTCAAGCGCTTCGACCGCGAGAAGGGCATGAGTGGCTACCGCCGTGCCCGCATGGTGAGTGGCTTGACTATCTTGCGGACCGAGGACACGAACCAGTCGCGCGACAAATGGTCCTATGTCGCTCTGGCCGAAGAGTTGCGGCGCATTTCAGCGACTCCCAAGAAGGATGCCGGCGAATTGTTCCGCCGCATGTGCTTCAACGCCCTGATCTCCAACGCCGACGACCACCCGCGCAATCACGCCGTCATCGCTCCTGGCGCGGAATGGAAGCTATCGCCGGTCTACGATCTGACGCCGCAAAACCCGGTCAGCATGGATCGCCGCGATTTGGCAATGGTCTGCGGCGATCAGGGCCGCTTTGCGAATGCGCGGAATCTGCTGTCGCAAAGCGCCCGTTTCCTGCTGGATCAAGGCGAAGCCGAAAGCATCATCCGCGACATGGCGGCGACGGTCGAACAGGGCTGGTACGAAACGGCGCGTGGGGAAGGCGTGTCCGAAGCCGATTGCGAACGGATCAGAGGCGCGTTCGTCTATCCGGGCTTTTGGCAGGATCGCACTTAA
- a CDS encoding helix-turn-helix transcriptional regulator, producing MAARNQLLMSPPHAVEIALRRLGTDLRTARTRRNLTVAEVAEKIGTGPRVILDAEKGKPSSSAAAYVALLWVYGLLDQMDTVADPTHDERGRSLALAREKKRPRQRKGLSDDF from the coding sequence ATGGCTGCACGCAACCAGCTTTTAATGAGCCCCCCCCACGCGGTGGAGATCGCGCTTCGCCGCCTTGGCACGGATTTGCGTACCGCGCGGACGCGGCGCAATCTGACTGTGGCTGAAGTCGCCGAAAAGATTGGGACTGGCCCAAGGGTCATTCTTGATGCCGAGAAAGGCAAGCCTTCCAGCAGCGCCGCCGCCTATGTCGCCCTTCTCTGGGTGTATGGCCTGTTGGATCAGATGGATACGGTCGCCGATCCGACTCACGACGAGCGTGGCCGGTCTTTAGCACTCGCCCGCGAGAAAAAGCGTCCGCGTCAACGCAAGGGGCTGAGCGATGATTTCTAG
- a CDS encoding type IV secretory system conjugative DNA transfer family protein, with protein sequence MFTLPRGLGISTDVPLASAAWEAPAAVERLAYAGGASLFVGAIPASETWPVLADLYERGGAALSAVEASRLPPLERAERVNALESLWRAAQFADCVPLGLDDDRHFVTIAGSRSGKGTSAIIPNLCLYPGSVVCLDPKGENATLTAARRGGGAEGCEGMGQPVFVLDPFGVADVPDELRAGLNPLALLDPDSPSVVNDAELLAEGLVVSTDPRDAHWDESARNFIKGLILHLVATMDNPSLFTLRRFLTQGDYQGWDDAMVEWEDAGKDARDFAAGHARGLGIGLALAFSLAGMLGARLLLALSLLGFLRSVDRHVLPGGLGSFARAKLGLFLPLLPDPLPFGPQLLGPLRIELGFLVVAAGLLAVGAADDTAHASKALAGDHHVVARPQTVGQTAHRQFHQRRSQFRPAHSGLDPARVRLCVGVIAARPSSGPPSLRSGRRRCGPPPSALCLPEGRHGRGPNQGRRR encoded by the coding sequence ATGTTCACCCTTCCGCGCGGCCTCGGCATTTCGACAGACGTTCCACTCGCCTCGGCGGCGTGGGAAGCGCCTGCCGCCGTGGAAAGGTTGGCCTATGCCGGTGGGGCGTCGTTGTTCGTCGGGGCGATTCCGGCGTCCGAGACTTGGCCCGTTCTGGCCGATCTGTATGAGCGCGGCGGTGCGGCTCTGAGCGCCGTCGAGGCGTCCAGGCTGCCGCCGCTGGAGCGGGCCGAGCGGGTCAATGCGCTGGAGAGCCTGTGGCGCGCCGCGCAGTTTGCCGATTGCGTGCCCTTGGGCCTCGACGATGACCGGCATTTCGTGACCATCGCGGGAAGCCGGTCGGGCAAAGGAACCAGCGCCATCATTCCCAACCTCTGCCTTTATCCTGGCTCGGTGGTCTGTCTCGATCCCAAGGGGGAGAATGCCACCCTGACGGCGGCACGACGCGGGGGCGGTGCGGAAGGCTGCGAAGGGATGGGCCAGCCGGTCTTCGTGCTCGATCCCTTCGGCGTCGCCGATGTGCCCGACGAACTGCGCGCGGGCCTCAATCCTCTCGCGCTGCTCGATCCCGACAGCCCGTCAGTGGTCAACGATGCCGAGCTGCTGGCCGAAGGGCTGGTGGTGTCCACCGATCCGCGCGACGCCCATTGGGACGAGTCGGCGCGCAATTTCATCAAGGGGTTGATCCTCCACCTCGTTGCGACGATGGATAATCCAAGCCTGTTCACCCTGCGCCGCTTCCTGACCCAAGGCGATTATCAGGGCTGGGACGATGCCATGGTGGAATGGGAAGACGCGGGCAAGGACGCGCGAGATTTCGCGGCTGGCCACGCGCGGGGACTCGGAATTGGCCTCGCGCTTGCCTTCTCGTTGGCCGGAATGCTCGGTGCGCGCCTGCTGCTGGCGTTGTCGCTTCTCGGCTTCCTGCGCTCGGTTGACCGCCATGTGCTGCCTGGCGGTCTTGGGAGCTTCGCCAGGGCGAAGCTCGGCCTTTTCCTCCCGCTCTTGCCCGATCCGCTCCCGTTCGGCCCGCAGCTCCTTGGCCCGCTCCGTATAGAACTTGGCTTTCTCGTCGTCGCGGCGGGCCTGCTCGCTGTCGGGGCCGCCGATGACACGGCTCATGCCAGCAAGGCGCTGGCTGGTGATCACCATGTAGTCGCCCGGCCACAGACGGTAGGCCAAACCGCCCACCGGCAATTCCATCAACGTCGTTCCCAATTCCGCCCAGCCCATAGCGGCCTTGATCCGGCAAGGGTGCGCCTTTGCGTCGGCGTCATAGCCGCAAGGCCCTCGAGCGGGCCTCCTTCTCTTCGTTCCGGTCGCAGACGATGCGGCCCGCCTCCTTCGGCGCTGTGCCTGCCGGAAGGCCGCCATGGGCGTGGCCCGAACCAAGGGAGGCGACGATGA
- a CDS encoding TIGR02391 family protein: protein MARKPPPQAIPLPAQLSPEQMRQAIPRLEKRIAELAQLNLNSLTEENGDDVLCGHVNKINDTLIGIYGHNSIEYNRYAVDGLSFYSMALFAGYDRSFRARLPDITKAVMSLLSNLKSALDILKEKVGEVDAPAAGNSIRAYQGLDLHSEISRAASRLYTDGHYANAVEAAVKALNGLVRLRSGLEIDGTSLMEKAFSPNAPVLKFNDLASQSDKDEQKGFMQMFSGAVSGLRNPRAHGFLKDDPERALEFIAFVSLLAKLLDEAST from the coding sequence GTGGCACGAAAACCGCCTCCCCAAGCTATCCCGCTGCCAGCGCAGTTGTCTCCCGAACAAATGAGGCAAGCGATACCTCGTCTTGAAAAGAGAATAGCTGAGCTTGCGCAGCTGAATCTAAATTCTTTGACCGAGGAAAATGGTGATGATGTCTTGTGCGGTCATGTAAATAAGATAAATGATACGCTTATTGGGATATATGGCCACAATTCAATCGAATATAATCGATATGCTGTGGATGGCTTGAGCTTCTATTCAATGGCGCTATTTGCTGGATATGATAGAAGTTTCCGCGCGCGTCTTCCTGACATAACCAAGGCTGTAATGTCTTTGTTGTCTAACTTGAAATCTGCTCTCGATATTTTGAAAGAAAAAGTGGGAGAAGTTGATGCCCCTGCGGCGGGTAATTCGATCCGCGCTTATCAAGGGCTTGACCTTCACTCTGAAATCTCTCGAGCGGCATCGCGGCTGTATACAGACGGCCACTATGCCAATGCAGTCGAGGCTGCTGTTAAAGCCCTTAATGGGCTTGTTCGGCTTCGCAGCGGCCTTGAAATCGATGGCACATCGCTCATGGAAAAAGCGTTTTCCCCCAATGCTCCCGTGCTTAAGTTCAACGATCTTGCCAGTCAGTCCGACAAGGATGAGCAAAAAGGCTTTATGCAAATGTTCTCTGGTGCTGTTTCGGGCCTCCGGAATCCCCGCGCACACGGATTTCTGAAAGACGATCCTGAACGTGCCCTCGAATTCATTGCGTTCGTAAGCCTACTTGCCAAGCTCCTAGACGAAGCGTCAACCTGA
- the ettA gene encoding energy-dependent translational throttle protein EttA, with protein MASYQYVYVMKNLTKAYPGGKEIMKGLTLSFLPGAKIGVLGVNGAGKSTLLKIMAGIDKEYGGEAWAAEGVKIGYLAQEPHLDPNKDVMGNVMEAVAETKALLDRFEEVSAKFAEELTDDEMNALIAEQGDLQEKIDHLNAWDLTRTIEIAMDALRCPPGDADVTLLSGGERRRVALCRLLLSHPDMLLLDEPTNHLDAESVAWLERFLEDYSGTVVMITHDRYFLDNVTGWILELERGHGIPYEGNYTSWLEQKGKRLEQEEREETARMRAIRDELEWVRSSPKARQTKSKARISAFEDLVAKSQEKATGPAVISIPPGPRLGGKVIEAENVSKAFGDNLLYENLNFRLPPGGIVGIIGPNGAGKTTLFRMITGQEQPTSGSFTVGETVVLGYVDQSRDSLDPDKTAFEEISDGQEEIDLGKRKINSRAYAGLFNFKGADQQKKVGVLSGGERNRVHLAKMLSRPANVILLDEPTNDLDVETLSALEDALAEFPGCAVVISHDRFFLDRIATHILAFEGDSQVVWFEGNYQDYEADRHRRLGTDADQPHRIKYKPLKR; from the coding sequence ATGGCGAGCTATCAGTACGTCTACGTCATGAAGAACCTGACCAAGGCCTATCCCGGCGGGAAGGAAATCATGAAGGGGCTGACCCTCAGCTTCCTGCCCGGCGCCAAGATCGGCGTGCTGGGTGTCAACGGCGCCGGCAAGTCGACCCTCTTGAAGATCATGGCCGGCATCGACAAGGAATACGGCGGCGAGGCCTGGGCGGCCGAGGGCGTCAAGATCGGCTATCTGGCGCAGGAGCCCCACCTCGACCCCAATAAGGACGTCATGGGCAACGTCATGGAGGCGGTGGCCGAGACCAAGGCGCTGCTGGACCGTTTCGAGGAAGTCTCGGCCAAGTTCGCCGAGGAACTGACCGACGATGAGATGAACGCCCTGATCGCCGAGCAGGGCGATCTGCAGGAAAAGATCGATCATCTCAACGCCTGGGACCTGACGCGGACCATCGAGATCGCCATGGACGCGCTGCGCTGCCCGCCGGGCGACGCCGACGTCACCTTGCTGTCGGGCGGCGAGCGCCGCCGTGTGGCGCTCTGCCGCCTGCTGCTGTCCCACCCCGACATGCTGCTGCTGGACGAACCCACCAACCACCTGGACGCCGAATCCGTGGCGTGGCTCGAGCGCTTCCTCGAGGATTATTCCGGCACCGTGGTGATGATCACCCACGATCGCTACTTCCTGGACAACGTCACCGGCTGGATTCTGGAACTGGAGCGCGGCCACGGCATTCCTTACGAGGGCAACTACACCTCGTGGCTGGAGCAGAAGGGCAAGCGCCTGGAGCAGGAAGAGCGGGAAGAGACCGCCCGCATGCGCGCCATCCGCGACGAGCTGGAATGGGTGCGGTCCTCGCCTAAGGCCCGCCAGACCAAGAGCAAGGCCCGTATCAGCGCCTTCGAGGATCTGGTCGCCAAGTCCCAGGAAAAGGCCACCGGCCCCGCCGTCATCAGCATTCCGCCCGGACCGCGCCTGGGCGGCAAGGTGATCGAGGCCGAGAACGTCTCCAAGGCGTTCGGCGACAACCTGCTGTACGAGAACCTGAACTTCCGCCTTCCCCCCGGCGGCATCGTCGGCATCATCGGCCCCAACGGCGCCGGCAAGACCACCTTGTTCCGCATGATCACCGGCCAGGAGCAGCCCACCAGCGGCAGCTTCACCGTGGGCGAGACCGTGGTGCTGGGCTATGTGGATCAGAGCCGCGATTCGCTGGACCCCGACAAGACCGCCTTCGAGGAAATCTCCGACGGCCAGGAAGAGATCGACCTGGGCAAGCGCAAGATCAATTCCCGCGCCTATGCCGGCCTGTTCAACTTCAAGGGCGCCGACCAGCAGAAGAAGGTGGGCGTGCTGTCGGGCGGCGAGCGCAACCGCGTGCACCTCGCCAAGATGCTGAGCCGCCCCGCCAACGTCATCTTGCTGGACGAACCCACCAACGACCTGGATGTGGAAACGCTCTCGGCCCTGGAAGACGCCCTGGCCGAGTTCCCCGGCTGCGCCGTGGTGATCAGCCACGATCGCTTCTTCCTGGACCGCATCGCCACCCACATCCTGGCCTTCGAGGGCGATTCCCAGGTGGTGTGGTTCGAGGGCAACTACCAGGATTACGAGGCCGACCGTCACCGCCGCCTGGGCACCGACGCCGACCAGCCCCACCGCATCAAGTACAAGCCGCTGAAGCGCTAG
- a CDS encoding ankyrin repeat domain-containing protein, with translation MSKHTVIAAACALLLAAGTGAWFLSGRPPASGGDELAAVPGDGLVTFARIQTEMNRAGAGRPALPADANADKLEAIGGALREFLAGNTVKASNMLDDIDTEIDLRVPTDEQVEADPLLADKEEWLISYFELLPDAPQGKGVKADTYVFIRYALTLRRVEAVLLAETMPSTKGYDLVARKSEPEPSVFDGMNLRFPCRMAASHRALLEETAKRLGPLQGGPLTDCPTPKGRDADFNLLEHIARDPAGALTAGAAGNGHLPRDLKTPLMTAAAKGSLADITKAMDAGADPHRADARGHTALHYLLGNQSLSPADRALAVKLLY, from the coding sequence ATGTCGAAGCACACGGTCATCGCCGCCGCCTGCGCCCTGCTGCTGGCGGCGGGAACCGGCGCCTGGTTCCTGTCGGGCCGCCCGCCGGCCTCGGGCGGTGACGAACTGGCGGCGGTGCCGGGCGACGGTCTGGTCACCTTCGCCCGCATCCAGACCGAGATGAACCGCGCCGGCGCCGGCCGGCCGGCGCTTCCCGCCGACGCCAACGCCGACAAGCTGGAAGCCATCGGCGGCGCGCTGCGCGAATTCCTGGCCGGCAACACGGTCAAGGCGTCCAACATGCTGGACGACATCGACACCGAAATCGACCTGCGCGTGCCCACCGACGAGCAGGTGGAGGCCGACCCGCTGCTGGCCGACAAGGAGGAATGGCTGATCAGCTATTTCGAATTGCTGCCCGACGCCCCCCAGGGCAAGGGAGTCAAGGCCGACACCTATGTCTTCATCCGCTACGCCCTGACGCTTCGGCGGGTCGAGGCGGTGCTGCTGGCCGAGACCATGCCGTCCACCAAGGGCTACGATCTGGTGGCCCGCAAGTCCGAGCCCGAGCCGTCGGTGTTCGACGGCATGAACCTGCGCTTTCCCTGCCGCATGGCCGCCAGCCATCGCGCCCTGCTGGAAGAGACCGCCAAGCGCCTGGGGCCGCTGCAGGGCGGGCCGCTGACCGACTGCCCGACCCCAAAGGGCCGCGACGCCGACTTCAACCTGCTGGAACACATCGCCCGCGACCCAGCCGGGGCGCTGACCGCCGGGGCGGCCGGCAACGGCCACCTGCCGCGTGATCTCAAGACCCCGCTGATGACCGCCGCCGCCAAGGGCAGCCTGGCCGACATCACCAAGGCCATGGACGCCGGCGCCGATCCCCACCGGGCCGACGCGCGCGGCCACACCGCGCTCCACTACCTGCTGGGCAATCAATCCCTGTCGCCCGCCGACCGGGCCCTGGCGGTCAAGCTGCTATACTGA
- a CDS encoding CBS domain-containing protein, giving the protein MIVKTILKSKARGAGIISVTPDASVGDAARLLAQHKIGAVLVMNGDRVAGILSERDIVRGLAEAVDVCITAKVRDLMTADVFVCHQDDTVERLMEIMTAKRIRHLPVVDGNGDVAGIVTIGDVVKSRLDETKMEAESLRDYVMAGR; this is encoded by the coding sequence ATGATCGTCAAGACAATCCTGAAGTCCAAGGCCCGCGGCGCGGGCATCATCTCGGTCACCCCCGACGCCAGCGTCGGCGACGCCGCCCGGCTGCTGGCCCAGCATAAGATCGGCGCGGTACTGGTCATGAACGGCGACCGGGTGGCCGGCATCTTGTCGGAACGCGACATCGTGCGCGGTCTGGCAGAGGCGGTCGACGTGTGCATCACCGCCAAGGTCCGCGACCTGATGACCGCCGATGTCTTCGTCTGCCACCAGGACGACACCGTCGAGCGCCTGATGGAAATCATGACCGCCAAACGCATCCGTCACCTGCCGGTGGTGGACGGCAACGGCGATGTGGCGGGCATCGTCACCATCGGCGACGTGGTGAAGTCCCGGCTGGACGAAACCAAGATGGAAGCGGAAAGCCTGCGCGACTACGTGATGGCGGGACGCTGA